In the genome of Halapricum salinum, one region contains:
- a CDS encoding UvrD-helicase domain-containing protein, whose product MSDPDTESEPTPNNKQRDLINSVDGTYLVDAGAGTGKTFAVTRRYANILETTDATPEDILLITFTRNAATEMKDRIVSHCDYSTAELADAPIQTFHSLCNDILQDYGFDAPTLLGIDDRIPSSTRIIEDSIVEEALFREFFEQFSDTHPEYTDYVRIISDPTELLDLINQLASKGVFPTSDGWYRNGATDLDGDFEAFKSQFDTVNEPRNDGNKQSRLRSKLNGYGDNKIYLPDAPPKHEIRGDGKQVPADLARRVFDADREQLRAFVHDVYFEYLEFALARNYLNFGFLQLFAFVLLCEDHELRKELEYDYVMVDEFQDSSEIQFKLTLLLAGTNNLCVVGDWKQSIYSFQYAAVENITDFRNRFQQFADELNDDTTRVSYDTAPVETIELKKNYRSTQTILDFSEHALLTPAANHDTVDTAAVRDDIVSLDSTATHDNTQIEAIQHEDEHETILHTITDIVGNDAYQVTDDDGNLRLPEYRDIAVLTRTRDFGRELQSVADEHGLPMAYDGGIELFRTDPAKLLLAWLRILDADSDRGWAPVLERAGYTLDEVDHMLDTETYPEDMLAFRDTLAAMETLAGVMRTVFERYGYTGPRADVLLHTVESIRDTTTLTHGDLIQFIERGIEHGSTHEVNTSAGENSVTVQTIHATKGLEHPIVILANMNSGRFPPSSTGSQTIMYDDTVGLRQRKRFATAHGQPYIYDDWKTDVLRRCLNRDYDEERRLLYVAITRAESHVLFTAGDDPNTFLEELPLDITDGDATIPEITIDTDERPVFSVSLPEESGPTKYSPHSLMDTAVYEDVTEGRGTEFGTRVHDFAEEYALGADIDPQNDDEHNVKQLLDDLSGTFRVEEDVYLPLNTDDGRVTLSGVIDLLHITPDTIDIIDYKTDRGRHAESEYRKQLSVYYHALTALYPDRSIDPQLFYTATGETIHIDPLDQTTLADLTIQH is encoded by the coding sequence GCCGGTACGCGAATATCCTTGAGACGACCGACGCTACCCCAGAAGATATCCTGCTGATCACGTTCACGCGGAACGCAGCCACGGAGATGAAAGACCGGATCGTCAGTCACTGCGACTACAGCACAGCTGAACTCGCAGACGCACCGATCCAAACCTTCCACAGCCTCTGTAACGATATCCTGCAAGACTACGGCTTCGACGCACCGACACTGCTCGGCATCGACGATCGCATCCCGAGCAGCACCCGCATCATCGAAGACAGTATCGTCGAAGAAGCACTGTTCCGAGAATTCTTCGAGCAATTCAGCGACACCCACCCCGAGTACACTGACTACGTCCGGATCATCTCTGATCCGACTGAACTCCTTGATCTCATCAATCAACTCGCGTCGAAAGGCGTGTTCCCAACCAGCGACGGCTGGTATCGGAACGGCGCCACCGATCTTGACGGGGACTTCGAGGCGTTCAAATCACAGTTCGACACCGTCAACGAACCCAGAAACGACGGCAACAAGCAGTCGCGTCTACGGTCGAAACTCAACGGCTACGGGGACAACAAGATCTACCTCCCGGACGCACCGCCCAAACACGAAATCCGGGGTGACGGCAAACAGGTCCCTGCGGACCTCGCACGCCGGGTGTTCGACGCGGACCGTGAGCAACTCCGCGCGTTCGTCCACGACGTCTACTTCGAGTACTTGGAGTTCGCACTCGCCCGCAACTACCTGAACTTCGGATTCCTGCAACTGTTCGCGTTCGTCCTGCTCTGCGAGGACCACGAACTCCGGAAAGAGCTGGAGTATGACTACGTCATGGTAGACGAGTTCCAGGACTCAAGCGAGATCCAATTCAAGCTGACACTGCTGCTGGCCGGCACAAACAATCTCTGCGTCGTCGGCGACTGGAAACAGAGTATCTACTCCTTCCAGTACGCCGCGGTCGAGAACATCACGGACTTCCGCAATCGCTTCCAGCAGTTCGCAGACGAACTGAACGACGACACCACACGAGTCTCCTACGACACCGCCCCCGTCGAAACTATCGAGCTGAAGAAGAACTACCGCTCCACACAGACAATCCTTGATTTCTCCGAGCACGCGCTCCTCACGCCAGCCGCAAACCACGACACGGTCGATACTGCTGCGGTCCGCGACGATATCGTCTCCCTTGATTCGACAGCCACCCACGACAACACTCAGATCGAAGCCATCCAGCACGAGGACGAACACGAAACGATTCTACACACAATCACCGACATCGTCGGTAACGACGCCTACCAAGTCACGGACGACGACGGCAACCTCCGCCTCCCGGAGTACCGCGATATCGCCGTATTAACACGGACACGTGACTTCGGGCGCGAACTCCAATCAGTCGCTGACGAACACGGGCTTCCGATGGCCTACGACGGCGGGATCGAACTGTTCCGTACCGATCCCGCGAAACTCCTGCTGGCCTGGCTCCGCATCTTGGACGCCGACAGCGACCGCGGCTGGGCGCCGGTCCTGGAACGCGCCGGGTACACCTTGGATGAAGTAGATCATATGCTGGACACCGAGACGTATCCAGAGGACATGCTCGCGTTCCGTGATACACTGGCCGCGATGGAGACACTCGCCGGCGTGATGCGGACGGTGTTCGAGCGGTACGGCTACACCGGCCCGCGGGCTGACGTTCTGCTGCACACGGTTGAGTCGATCCGGGACACGACGACACTCACGCATGGCGATCTCATCCAGTTCATCGAGCGCGGGATCGAGCACGGCAGCACCCATGAAGTGAACACGAGCGCCGGCGAAAACTCCGTGACCGTGCAGACGATCCACGCCACGAAAGGCCTGGAACACCCGATCGTGATCCTCGCAAACATGAACAGCGGCCGCTTCCCGCCGAGCAGTACCGGCAGCCAGACGATCATGTACGATGACACTGTCGGGCTCCGCCAACGCAAGCGATTCGCGACCGCGCACGGCCAACCCTACATCTACGACGACTGGAAAACCGACGTGCTGCGTCGCTGCCTCAATCGAGACTACGATGAAGAGCGCCGCCTCCTGTATGTCGCAATCACGCGCGCCGAAAGCCACGTCCTATTCACCGCCGGCGACGACCCCAACACCTTCCTCGAAGAACTCCCGCTCGACATCACCGACGGCGACGCCACCATTCCGGAGATCACCATTGACACCGATGAGCGTCCGGTGTTTTCGGTGTCGCTACCCGAGGAATCGGGGCCAACGAAGTACTCGCCGCACTCGTTGATGGACACGGCTGTCTACGAAGACGTGACAGAGGGCCGCGGCACAGAATTCGGGACGCGTGTCCACGATTTCGCCGAAGAGTACGCACTCGGCGCCGACATCGACCCACAGAACGACGACGAACACAATGTCAAGCAACTCCTCGACGACCTCTCCGGTACCTTCCGGGTGGAGGAAGACGTCTACCTCCCACTCAACACCGACGACGGCCGCGTCACACTTTCCGGCGTCATCGACCTGCTACACATCACACCCGACACCATCGATATCATCGACTACAAAACCGACCGCGGTCGCCACGCCGAAAGCGAATACCGCAAACAACTCAGCGTCTACTACCACGCACTCACCGCTCTCTACCCAGACCGCTCTATCGACCCGCAACTGTTCTACACAGCCACCGGCGAAACCATCCACATCGACCCCCTTGACCAGACCACTCTTGCAGACTTGACCATCCAACACTGA
- a CDS encoding restriction endonuclease, protein MAVLDDLSGFEFEDVMEDVFRNLGYENVRQAERTADEGRDILMEEVVDGTRRGVVVECKHTDTVGRPVVQKLHSAVATFEFDGPKRGMVATTGRFTGPAEEYADRLRKNDDPYPVELIDGEDLREIADEIGLDLYNGRIEILCDMTLRPYDPAASVNAPVEAAFRDVENIEAAELPEPYSRAVFRPVVEITADTDAVFETSVGVIHRINERTRFVVHADRGQPSVADDTVARLVSENRHAAVELDTDRFGDVFDELEEKRFGQTQTEYKDWAVDRLQEHHTTTVQYTGDNNVTYTKTCEPNLSDISVQSIEPVYLPEVWQTTDLQQYTYPYEYFAAGPSRVTTEDGIHRCVHCDTSGGDETYTYCANCGSISCTDHIKAERLEGEPVCTGCAVTERFALKTKYFYDEDNRDTFREQYEAMPIHRKAMENKPLLVGSIITAVLFVIGVLATSGAI, encoded by the coding sequence ATGGCTGTTCTGGACGATCTCTCGGGGTTCGAGTTCGAGGACGTGATGGAGGACGTCTTTCGGAATCTCGGGTACGAGAACGTCCGGCAGGCCGAGCGAACGGCCGACGAGGGGCGGGACATTCTGATGGAGGAGGTTGTGGACGGGACGCGGCGTGGCGTGGTCGTTGAGTGCAAACACACCGACACGGTCGGCCGCCCGGTCGTGCAGAAGCTGCATTCGGCGGTCGCGACATTCGAGTTCGACGGGCCGAAACGCGGAATGGTGGCGACGACGGGGCGGTTCACGGGGCCTGCCGAAGAATACGCCGACCGATTGCGGAAGAACGACGACCCGTATCCGGTTGAGTTGATCGATGGCGAGGATCTCCGTGAGATCGCCGACGAGATCGGGCTCGATCTGTATAACGGCCGAATCGAGATTCTGTGCGACATGACGCTACGCCCGTACGACCCGGCGGCGTCGGTCAACGCTCCGGTCGAAGCGGCCTTCCGTGACGTCGAAAATATTGAGGCTGCTGAGTTGCCCGAGCCGTACAGCCGGGCGGTGTTTCGGCCGGTCGTCGAAATCACGGCTGACACGGACGCGGTGTTCGAGACGAGTGTCGGCGTGATCCATCGGATTAACGAGCGCACCCGGTTCGTCGTGCATGCAGACCGGGGCCAGCCGTCGGTCGCTGACGACACTGTGGCGCGGCTCGTCTCGGAGAACAGGCACGCAGCGGTCGAACTGGACACCGATCGGTTCGGCGATGTATTCGATGAACTCGAGGAGAAACGCTTCGGGCAGACCCAGACAGAGTACAAAGACTGGGCGGTCGATCGTCTCCAGGAGCATCACACGACGACAGTCCAGTACACCGGCGACAACAACGTCACCTACACCAAGACCTGCGAACCGAACCTTTCAGACATCTCGGTGCAATCGATCGAACCCGTGTATCTGCCTGAAGTCTGGCAGACAACTGATCTCCAGCAGTACACCTACCCTTACGAGTATTTCGCGGCCGGCCCGTCACGCGTCACCACTGAAGACGGTATCCACCGCTGCGTGCACTGTGACACAAGCGGTGGCGATGAGACCTACACGTACTGTGCGAACTGCGGCAGCATCAGTTGCACCGATCACATCAAGGCCGAACGCCTTGAAGGTGAACCGGTCTGCACTGGGTGTGCCGTCACGGAGCGATTCGCGCTGAAGACGAAATACTTCTATGACGAGGACAACCGCGACACCTTCCGTGAACAGTACGAAGCTATGCCGATCCACAGGAAAGCGATGGAGAACAAGCCACTGTTAGTGGGGAGTATCATCACGGCAGTTCTCTTTGTGATCGGAGTGCTCGCAACGAGTGGGGCGATCTGA
- a CDS encoding lamin tail domain-containing protein, whose translation MSLYTARTTVTAIAVAFLIVLAGCSTGVGPDTTPAPTTDDDLSQTTTGTTDANGTLEVHFINVGQSVSTLVVGPTGETMLIDSGHYRDDGEYVLQYLQRHNIDRIDYLITSHNDADHIGGNAAIIEYFETEADGIGAVYDPGIAASTQTYAEYLDAIEEHDVTLYETREGDSIPLDGVDVAVLGPPEPYLENEARNENSIVLKLTHGETSFLLTGDAEDDQEAYLVDTYGSQLQATVLKAGHHGSSSSSSESFLDTVQPQAIIVSSAYDSQYGHPTEEVLERFADRSLPTFWTATHGDIVLVSDGQGVSVRTQQDAPTDPQALRDGAPVEPGTSGDLVERLRLGGEPVTDPTATTVTDGGTTSGELSVATIHADADGDDRENLNDEYIVFENTGDESIDLSGWTVTDDAGHTYTFPAFTLDPSATVTLRTGSGTDTATDLYWGASSPIWNNAGDTVIVTNSTGEQVLSETYP comes from the coding sequence GTGAGTCTTTATACCGCCCGCACGACGGTCACCGCGATCGCGGTCGCCTTCCTCATCGTGCTTGCCGGCTGTTCCACCGGTGTCGGCCCAGACACCACACCCGCGCCGACAACTGACGACGACCTGTCCCAGACCACGACTGGCACTACGGACGCCAACGGCACACTGGAGGTTCATTTCATCAACGTCGGTCAATCGGTGAGTACGCTTGTTGTCGGGCCAACTGGCGAAACGATGCTTATCGATAGTGGGCACTACCGTGATGACGGCGAGTACGTCCTCCAATATTTGCAGCGACACAATATCGACCGCATCGACTACCTCATCACCTCCCACAACGACGCGGATCACATCGGGGGCAATGCAGCGATCATCGAGTACTTCGAGACGGAAGCCGACGGGATCGGCGCTGTCTACGACCCAGGGATCGCTGCCAGCACACAAACCTACGCGGAGTATCTCGACGCGATCGAGGAGCACGATGTGACGCTGTATGAGACGCGTGAAGGCGACTCGATCCCGCTCGACGGCGTCGATGTCGCAGTGCTCGGCCCACCGGAGCCGTATCTCGAAAACGAGGCGCGCAACGAGAACAGCATCGTCCTCAAACTCACGCACGGCGAAACGAGTTTCCTGCTCACCGGCGACGCCGAAGACGACCAAGAAGCCTACCTCGTCGATACCTACGGCTCTCAACTCCAAGCAACTGTGCTGAAAGCCGGCCACCACGGCTCATCGAGTTCCTCCAGCGAGTCATTCCTCGACACCGTCCAGCCCCAAGCCATCATCGTCTCCAGCGCCTACGATTCACAGTACGGCCACCCAACTGAAGAGGTACTGGAACGGTTTGCTGATCGGTCGTTACCAACGTTCTGGACGGCCACGCATGGCGATATCGTGCTTGTCAGCGATGGGCAGGGCGTTTCCGTTCGGACACAGCAAGACGCGCCGACCGACCCGCAAGCACTGCGCGACGGTGCCCCTGTCGAACCGGGGACGAGCGGCGACCTGGTTGAACGGCTGCGGCTTGGCGGCGAGCCAGTCACTGACCCGACAGCAACCACCGTTACCGACGGCGGAACGACCAGCGGCGAGTTGAGTGTCGCAACGATTCACGCTGACGCGGATGGTGACGACCGGGAGAATCTCAACGACGAGTACATTGTCTTTGAAAACACTGGCGACGAGTCAATAGATCTCTCGGGCTGGACAGTCACGGACGACGCTGGGCACACCTATACATTTCCTGCATTCACTCTAGATCCAAGCGCAACAGTGACGCTTCGAACGGGAAGCGGCACTGACACAGCAACCGATTTGTACTGGGGTGCTAGTTCCCCAATCTGGAACAACGCCGGCGATACAGTCATCGTAACTAACAGTACCGGTGAACAAGTCCTCAGTGAAACCTACCCATGA
- a CDS encoding DUF3006 family protein has protein sequence MTDITTLPDGEYTAVVDTVEDGLATVFFEQHGDEVGDAVLEASILPEDARHADAVLTVKITNGNLLDAEYDPDQSKERADKAQSRFDRLSKRPPSDKDT, from the coding sequence ATGACCGATATCACAACGCTTCCAGACGGTGAGTACACCGCCGTCGTCGATACCGTCGAAGACGGACTCGCAACCGTGTTTTTCGAACAACACGGCGACGAAGTCGGCGATGCGGTCCTCGAGGCATCAATCTTGCCTGAAGACGCCCGTCACGCCGACGCAGTCCTGACCGTCAAGATCACAAACGGAAATCTTCTGGACGCAGAATACGACCCCGATCAATCCAAAGAGCGAGCTGACAAAGCACAAAGCCGCTTCGACCGGCTCTCCAAGCGACCACCATCAGACAAAGACACCTAA
- a CDS encoding AAA family ATPase encodes MKLVNIEIERFRSIKNQTAEGSIEFQGLDCLVGENNAGKTNILSAVRFLLREEKKPNDEELFWQKRDEEVVKVRGFFEISSEDLDRIKDVEKRDSVRDALISEYESYNRVLGICRQFDGEGDSSPSFKLLQRVPEDEDLRKSSIEEVRNKLWKKQKTDTNYSKADYRKEMADRYERLADIIPRDKQRNKGIWTSKYQEFVNQNEEELAMTIAPTDFPQGTVTVVREDLLPDVITIPAVKEMDSTTKRGGEVGELVDAISEGVKEELDKKLKAQLEGFDFQDHDGITKIENHITDHLSETFDDREVSFDFPSFSMNYIFSGADIKIDETHLDGSLSKENVGEGVKRTLIFSLLRTLADLQQGRLSVTTDEEDDKRKAPPLLILFEEAELYLYPQLQKQLLSALSKITDSQNQVIFSTHSPVLIDHTILDTINIVRKNDAEATTVTQFHSVLVREVDESDRPLVTDLNSVSEYIFSDQIVLVEGACDRIILQKLAPHLDSEWDFRTSGIPIMEVGGKSEVTRFHNFLSELGITTYSILDIDAVQDQIENISDEPASIELAEELQEAAEDEFDSSEYNHNNLPTEITHESWDNAFDRLEDLEEKIRNGNPVNESHADMVTKVLAACETKNITDILPASAVEEQRVALVEALLKENVLLLSGEIEDYYPRDQDMGKREAALAFDPKTDYENVEPRSFFQSLPNHERPDVDVFLQRVFEN; translated from the coding sequence ATGAAGCTAGTCAACATTGAGATTGAACGCTTTCGGTCGATAAAAAACCAGACAGCAGAGGGCTCAATTGAATTTCAGGGCCTTGACTGTTTAGTTGGGGAGAACAACGCTGGCAAGACAAACATTCTATCCGCGGTACGGTTCCTGCTCAGAGAAGAAAAGAAGCCGAATGACGAGGAGTTATTTTGGCAAAAACGGGATGAAGAAGTCGTCAAAGTGAGAGGTTTTTTCGAAATCAGTTCCGAGGATTTGGACCGAATCAAAGACGTCGAAAAACGAGACAGTGTCCGAGATGCCCTTATTTCTGAGTATGAGTCCTATAACAGGGTTCTGGGTATTTGTCGCCAGTTCGATGGTGAGGGAGATTCCAGTCCGTCATTCAAGCTTTTGCAGCGAGTACCAGAAGACGAAGATCTCCGGAAGAGTTCAATTGAGGAGGTACGGAACAAGCTCTGGAAGAAGCAGAAAACAGACACGAACTATTCAAAAGCCGATTATCGGAAAGAGATGGCGGACCGATATGAGCGATTGGCAGATATCATCCCCAGAGATAAGCAGCGTAACAAGGGTATCTGGACCAGCAAGTATCAAGAATTCGTCAACCAAAACGAAGAAGAGCTTGCCATGACGATTGCCCCCACTGACTTTCCCCAAGGCACGGTAACTGTCGTTCGCGAGGATCTTCTCCCCGATGTCATCACGATCCCGGCGGTCAAAGAGATGGATTCAACCACAAAGCGCGGTGGTGAAGTGGGGGAACTGGTCGATGCAATCTCTGAGGGCGTCAAAGAAGAACTCGACAAGAAACTGAAAGCACAGCTGGAGGGCTTCGACTTTCAGGACCATGACGGCATCACGAAAATCGAGAACCACATTACAGACCACCTCAGTGAAACATTCGATGACCGCGAAGTCTCCTTTGACTTCCCCAGCTTTTCAATGAACTATATATTCTCCGGCGCAGACATCAAAATCGACGAAACACACCTCGACGGGTCACTCTCCAAAGAAAACGTCGGCGAAGGTGTCAAACGAACACTCATTTTCAGTCTCCTGCGAACACTTGCCGACCTCCAACAAGGACGCCTCAGCGTCACTACAGACGAAGAGGACGACAAACGGAAAGCGCCACCACTCCTCATTCTCTTCGAGGAAGCTGAACTCTATCTTTACCCACAACTCCAGAAACAACTGCTCTCTGCTCTCTCTAAGATCACCGACAGCCAAAATCAGGTCATCTTCTCAACTCACTCCCCCGTTCTCATCGATCACACAATACTTGACACGATCAACATCGTTCGAAAAAACGACGCTGAAGCAACGACCGTCACTCAGTTCCACTCAGTACTGGTGCGAGAGGTTGACGAATCCGACCGGCCGCTTGTCACTGACCTCAATAGCGTCTCTGAATACATTTTCTCAGACCAAATCGTGCTCGTCGAGGGCGCCTGCGACCGCATTATCCTACAGAAGTTAGCGCCACACCTCGATAGTGAGTGGGACTTCAGAACGTCCGGCATTCCAATAATGGAGGTTGGAGGAAAATCCGAAGTAACGCGCTTCCATAACTTCTTATCAGAACTCGGCATCACCACGTACTCCATATTGGATATTGACGCCGTCCAAGACCAAATCGAGAACATCAGTGATGAACCAGCCTCCATCGAATTAGCAGAGGAACTGCAAGAAGCGGCCGAAGACGAATTCGACAGCTCGGAATACAACCACAACAATCTCCCGACTGAAATCACACACGAATCGTGGGATAACGCATTTGACCGGCTTGAGGACCTCGAAGAGAAAATTCGAAATGGAAACCCGGTAAATGAGAGCCATGCAGATATGGTGACGAAAGTCCTCGCCGCCTGCGAAACAAAGAACATTACTGATATCCTCCCGGCGTCAGCCGTTGAAGAACAACGGGTAGCGCTTGTTGAGGCCTTGCTTAAGGAAAACGTGCTGCTCCTGAGCGGTGAGATTGAGGACTATTACCCGAGGGATCAAGACATGGGCAAACGAGAAGCAGCTCTCGCCTTCGATCCCAAGACGGACTACGAAAATGTGGAACCACGTTCATTCTTTCAATCGCTCCCTAACCACGAACGACCAGATGTAGACGTATTCCTACAACGAGTCTTCGAGAACTGA
- a CDS encoding 3-keto-disaccharide hydrolase, whose product MSEQRPGFTDTPYHPDSDYRVHDPARPHPSSVTPAGPVTQAPPSDATPLFNGTDLAGWDAADGSDPEWTVADGELVVEPGAGDIRTTTALGDCQLHIEWATPADPGDAEYPGNSGVFLADRYELQILDCSQTTIYADGWVGAIYGQHPPSVDASLPSGEWQSFDIVWRRPRFDDDTLTAPARITAFHNGVLIHRESEPFGPTTYRDYLDYEPHGPAPLRLQDHGFRVRFRNIWSRSL is encoded by the coding sequence ATGAGCGAGCAGCGTCCAGGCTTTACAGACACCCCATATCACCCTGACTCGGACTACCGCGTGCACGATCCTGCACGGCCGCATCCCTCCTCAGTGACGCCAGCCGGCCCAGTAACCCAGGCCCCGCCCTCGGATGCGACCCCACTATTCAATGGCACAGACCTCGCCGGATGGGACGCCGCCGACGGCAGCGACCCTGAGTGGACCGTCGCAGACGGGGAGTTAGTCGTTGAACCCGGCGCCGGCGATATCCGCACCACGACTGCGCTCGGTGACTGCCAACTCCACATCGAATGGGCCACCCCCGCAGACCCAGGCGACGCCGAGTACCCCGGCAACAGCGGCGTGTTCCTCGCGGATCGCTACGAACTCCAGATCCTGGACTGCTCACAGACCACGATTTACGCTGACGGCTGGGTCGGCGCCATCTACGGCCAACACCCGCCAAGCGTGGATGCCAGCCTCCCCTCAGGCGAGTGGCAATCATTCGACATCGTGTGGCGACGCCCACGCTTCGACGACGACACACTCACGGCTCCAGCACGCATCACCGCCTTCCACAACGGCGTCCTCATCCATCGTGAATCCGAGCCGTTCGGCCCGACAACCTACCGCGACTACCTTGACTACGAACCGCACGGCCCAGCACCGCTGCGCCTCCAAGACCACGGCTTCCGGGTTCGCTTCCGAAACATCTGGTCCCGCTCACTGTAA
- a CDS encoding DUF429 domain-containing protein yields the protein MSEGTGVGVDACPVGWVVTVIDEHSPTIKTYETFSEVEQANDDADKIFVDIPIGLPQGERRRCDLKARELLGCRGSSVFFPPCETAAAKPDYESANNEHRDKMEHGLSQQAYAISEKIIEVQSVVGDRFDGLIRESHPELCFAALNGQPVAYPKSSDLGRGVRMHLLTEVLRDAGALYEEARERYLLKEVRRDDILDSMVLAHAARSASLRTAPSDPASDEPRIYFPEFRVATVDVE from the coding sequence ATGAGCGAGGGTACCGGAGTCGGCGTTGATGCATGTCCAGTTGGCTGGGTCGTGACCGTGATCGATGAGCACAGCCCTACCATCAAAACTTATGAGACCTTCAGCGAGGTAGAGCAAGCGAATGACGATGCGGACAAGATATTCGTCGATATCCCAATCGGTCTTCCCCAGGGTGAGCGCCGCCGGTGTGACCTGAAGGCGCGCGAGTTGCTTGGCTGCCGTGGGTCGTCAGTGTTTTTTCCACCGTGTGAGACAGCGGCGGCAAAACCGGATTATGAGAGTGCGAACAACGAGCACCGGGACAAAATGGAGCACGGGCTTTCCCAGCAAGCATACGCCATCAGTGAGAAGATTATCGAGGTCCAATCGGTCGTCGGCGATCGGTTTGACGGGTTGATCAGGGAGAGTCATCCGGAGTTGTGTTTTGCGGCGTTGAACGGGCAACCGGTCGCGTATCCCAAGTCGTCGGACCTCGGTCGCGGGGTCCGGATGCATCTCTTGACAGAGGTACTTCGTGATGCGGGCGCGCTGTATGAAGAGGCTCGAGAGAGATACCTGCTCAAAGAGGTGCGTCGCGATGATATCTTGGACTCGATGGTGCTTGCCCACGCTGCTCGAAGTGCGTCACTGAGAACGGCACCATCTGACCCTGCTTCGGATGAGCCGCGGATTTATTTTCCTGAGTTCAGAGTTGCAACTGTGGATGTTGAGTAG
- a CDS encoding PDDEXK family nuclease — MIFSVDQDSDELERLPEEEFSELDILEREDFQEWAIEEPQVLGEELLVITSEYAKFADLRERLDILAIDPNGKLVVAELKRDKADQTTDLQAIKYASYCATLTAEEIQKDYRDFWNDRNEDEFTPEEVGETFAEFLNQSVIDEVPYMDDGWANFELDDTPRILLVAGSFGPEITSPVMWLIEEYDMDITCTRIQAYEHRDRVILNSQQVIPIPEAEQYLTKRREKQEKQKQSSVTFTLPALLERGVVEQGDIVVFDESKVPDESEREWDPSAEYWRARVTGMTGQQNNLEWLENGEQYSFTGLTREILNRLVGRDKNKPLNGYAYWTHPEFGDRTLLNLREADETADD, encoded by the coding sequence ATGATCTTCTCAGTGGATCAAGACAGCGATGAACTCGAACGGCTCCCCGAGGAGGAGTTCAGTGAGCTTGATATTCTCGAACGAGAGGATTTTCAGGAGTGGGCGATTGAGGAGCCGCAGGTGTTGGGAGAAGAATTGCTGGTGATTACGTCTGAGTACGCGAAGTTCGCCGATTTACGTGAACGACTCGATATTTTGGCGATTGACCCGAATGGGAAGTTGGTAGTTGCAGAGCTGAAACGTGATAAAGCTGATCAGACGACGGATTTGCAGGCGATCAAGTATGCGAGCTATTGTGCGACGCTTACCGCTGAGGAAATTCAGAAGGATTATCGGGACTTCTGGAACGACCGCAATGAAGACGAGTTCACACCCGAAGAGGTTGGTGAGACGTTTGCCGAGTTTCTGAATCAGAGTGTCATCGATGAGGTGCCGTACATGGATGATGGGTGGGCGAATTTCGAGCTTGATGATACGCCTCGAATCCTGTTAGTGGCCGGGAGTTTCGGTCCGGAGATTACGTCGCCGGTGATGTGGTTGATTGAGGAATACGATATGGATATCACGTGCACTCGGATTCAGGCCTACGAACACCGGGATCGAGTGATTTTGAATAGTCAGCAGGTGATCCCGATTCCAGAGGCTGAACAGTACCTGACGAAACGGCGTGAGAAGCAGGAAAAGCAAAAACAGTCATCGGTTACCTTCACGTTGCCGGCACTGTTAGAGCGCGGGGTCGTAGAGCAAGGCGACATCGTTGTTTTTGACGAGAGTAAGGTTCCGGACGAGAGCGAACGTGAATGGGATCCATCGGCCGAGTACTGGCGAGCTCGAGTCACAGGAATGACGGGGCAGCAAAACAACCTCGAGTGGCTTGAAAATGGTGAGCAGTATTCGTTTACCGGCCTGACGCGTGAGATCCTCAACCGACTCGTTGGCAGGGACAAGAATAAGCCACTCAACGGCTATGCATACTGGACGCATCCCGAGTTCGGGGACCGGACACTGCTGAACCTCCGTGAAGCAGATGAGACGGCTGATGACTGA